A single genomic interval of Stieleria maiorica harbors:
- a CDS encoding sulfatase-like hydrolase/transferase, whose protein sequence is MLSRLNPAPAVLHAVALIFVVSSCWTNPSTIAASDWSPVKDAMLTRWGKQITPDHVWTEYPRPQMTRSQWTNLNGLWDYAVTPKDAEKPSEWAGKILVPFAIESPLSGVGRRLSADETLWYRTTFDRADVFTGETPSDTNTLRLHFEAVDYRCSVFLNGEALGEHVGGNLPFSFLIDGELRESGNELVVKVVDATDAEGQYQLRGKQKVDNRGIFYTPVSGIWQTVWIEPVAASHIVDLKVTGDADGNVMVKADTVGNANTVRVVVKDENQQVAQARDDSGEVRLTIADAKLWSPESPTLYDLQIELLDEAGQVVDSVASYVGLRTVGKRRDADGNLRLTLNGQDIFHWGPLDQGWWPGGLLTPPSDDAIQFEIDFLRRAGFNMIRKHIKVEPRRYYYHCDRVGMLVWQDQVEGGAGFDSAEWPKWKRLAKDHEKANTPKSWKPGDPLDATWPDWAHAQYMTELKGMVDHLYNHPSIVTWVPFNERWGQHRTMKVGKWIVDYDPTRHINIASGGNFFAVGDMADEHVYPHPDFPVDDDRYNDFVKIVGEFGGHGWPVADHLWVKSKRNWGYGGLPKTKQEYIERYKESIRRLAELKKQGVAGAVYTQTTDVEGEINGLMTYDRDVIKIAAPHLKQIAVDAELVAGGNRLSKTRPNIIIVLVDDMGYSDLGCYGGEIETPNIDALAAAGMRFTQFYNQGRCCPTRASLITGLQPHQVGIGHMTAPPGQPLGFEGPYQGYLNDNCTTLAEVLKSAGYTTLMTGKWHLGADRKECWPLERGFDKYYGCISGAINYFKPGGDRGLTEGNDAIEVPEGFYATDTFTDKAIEYIDGATESGDDPFFLYLAYNAPHWPLNAKWEDYQKYRGKYKDGWRAMMKARNERQREMGLLRKDTVPAEHPGPQWDSLNEKQRDRLDAVMAAYAGCVDSIDQNIGKLVGHLKAIDQLDNTVIFFLSDNGACQEGGNFGVGDEAMVKDPPLETTAGVRIGLHWAGACNTPYRKYKHYVHEGGACTPMIAHWPAGIPEDDRGMLMHRRAYLQDFMSTVIDLAGGSYPEGIPQCEGESLAPLLAGVRQDIHFDPMFWEHEGNAAVRMGKWKLVREYEKPWELYDFSKDRNELNDLADKKPVLRKEMIAMWEAWAKETGVAFPQRFNMYQFLNQKKKQEKAAK, encoded by the coding sequence GTGCTCTCTCGTTTAAACCCTGCTCCGGCCGTGCTTCACGCCGTCGCATTGATTTTTGTCGTGTCGTCGTGTTGGACGAATCCGTCGACGATTGCGGCGTCCGATTGGTCGCCGGTCAAGGATGCGATGCTGACGCGTTGGGGCAAACAAATCACGCCGGACCATGTTTGGACCGAGTACCCGCGGCCGCAAATGACGCGTTCGCAGTGGACCAATCTGAACGGTTTGTGGGACTATGCCGTCACGCCAAAGGACGCAGAGAAGCCGAGCGAGTGGGCGGGGAAGATCCTGGTCCCCTTTGCCATCGAATCCCCGCTGTCCGGCGTCGGGCGGCGACTGTCCGCTGACGAAACACTCTGGTACCGAACGACCTTTGATCGAGCCGATGTGTTCACCGGTGAAACGCCGAGCGACACGAACACGCTGCGGCTTCATTTCGAGGCCGTCGATTACCGCTGCAGCGTCTTTCTGAACGGCGAAGCCTTGGGCGAACACGTCGGCGGTAATCTGCCTTTCTCCTTCTTGATCGATGGCGAACTGCGGGAGTCGGGAAACGAGTTGGTCGTCAAGGTGGTCGATGCGACCGACGCGGAGGGCCAGTACCAGCTTCGCGGCAAGCAAAAGGTCGACAACCGCGGCATCTTTTACACGCCTGTTTCGGGGATCTGGCAAACCGTTTGGATCGAGCCGGTCGCAGCGTCCCACATCGTGGACCTGAAAGTCACCGGTGATGCCGATGGAAACGTCATGGTCAAAGCCGACACGGTAGGTAACGCAAACACAGTGCGCGTCGTCGTGAAAGACGAGAACCAACAGGTTGCCCAGGCCCGCGACGACAGCGGCGAAGTCCGGCTCACCATCGCCGATGCGAAACTTTGGTCGCCGGAATCACCCACGCTGTACGACCTGCAAATCGAACTGCTCGACGAAGCCGGACAGGTGGTCGATTCGGTCGCGTCCTATGTCGGGTTGCGAACGGTCGGCAAACGGCGTGACGCCGATGGCAACCTGCGACTGACGCTCAACGGCCAGGACATTTTTCACTGGGGGCCGCTCGACCAAGGCTGGTGGCCCGGCGGACTGCTGACGCCTCCGTCGGACGACGCGATTCAATTCGAAATCGACTTCTTGCGCCGCGCAGGGTTCAACATGATCCGCAAGCACATCAAGGTCGAACCGCGACGGTACTACTACCACTGTGACCGCGTCGGCATGCTGGTCTGGCAAGATCAAGTCGAAGGCGGAGCGGGATTTGATTCCGCCGAATGGCCTAAATGGAAACGATTGGCGAAGGATCACGAAAAGGCCAACACGCCCAAGTCGTGGAAGCCCGGCGATCCGCTCGACGCGACCTGGCCGGACTGGGCGCACGCTCAGTACATGACCGAACTGAAGGGGATGGTCGATCACCTTTACAACCACCCGTCGATTGTAACCTGGGTGCCGTTCAACGAGCGTTGGGGACAACACCGCACGATGAAAGTCGGCAAGTGGATCGTCGACTACGACCCGACGCGGCACATCAACATCGCCAGCGGAGGCAACTTCTTTGCCGTCGGTGACATGGCCGATGAACACGTTTATCCTCACCCGGACTTCCCAGTCGATGACGATCGCTACAACGACTTCGTCAAGATCGTGGGCGAATTCGGCGGTCACGGCTGGCCGGTTGCCGATCACTTGTGGGTCAAGAGCAAACGCAACTGGGGTTATGGTGGTCTGCCGAAGACCAAGCAAGAATACATCGAGCGTTACAAGGAATCGATCCGTCGATTGGCAGAGCTCAAAAAGCAAGGCGTCGCCGGTGCCGTCTACACCCAGACCACCGATGTGGAAGGTGAGATCAACGGCTTGATGACCTACGATCGCGACGTCATCAAGATCGCCGCGCCCCACCTGAAACAGATCGCGGTCGACGCCGAGTTGGTCGCCGGAGGCAACCGGCTGTCCAAGACGCGGCCGAACATCATCATCGTTCTGGTCGACGACATGGGCTACTCGGATCTCGGCTGCTACGGCGGTGAAATTGAAACTCCCAACATCGACGCCTTGGCCGCTGCGGGGATGCGATTCACCCAGTTCTACAACCAGGGACGCTGCTGCCCGACGCGGGCCAGCTTGATCACGGGGCTGCAACCACACCAAGTCGGCATCGGTCACATGACCGCGCCGCCCGGACAACCACTCGGGTTCGAAGGCCCCTACCAAGGTTATCTCAATGACAACTGCACGACGCTGGCCGAGGTGTTGAAATCGGCCGGCTACACCACGCTGATGACCGGCAAGTGGCACTTGGGGGCGGATCGAAAGGAGTGCTGGCCACTGGAACGCGGATTCGACAAGTATTACGGATGCATCAGCGGCGCGATCAATTATTTCAAACCCGGCGGCGATCGTGGATTGACCGAGGGCAACGATGCGATCGAAGTACCCGAGGGTTTCTACGCCACCGACACTTTTACCGACAAGGCGATCGAGTACATCGACGGAGCGACCGAGTCCGGTGATGACCCGTTCTTTTTGTACTTGGCCTATAACGCGCCGCACTGGCCGCTGAACGCCAAATGGGAGGATTACCAAAAGTACCGCGGCAAATACAAAGACGGCTGGCGGGCGATGATGAAAGCACGCAACGAGCGTCAGCGTGAAATGGGGCTGCTGCGTAAGGACACCGTGCCGGCCGAGCATCCGGGACCGCAGTGGGACAGCTTGAACGAGAAGCAGCGCGATCGTCTGGATGCCGTCATGGCGGCCTACGCCGGTTGCGTCGATTCGATCGATCAAAACATCGGCAAGCTCGTCGGACACCTCAAGGCCATCGACCAGCTGGACAACACCGTGATCTTTTTCTTGAGCGACAACGGTGCATGTCAAGAAGGCGGTAACTTCGGCGTCGGCGATGAAGCGATGGTCAAAGACCCGCCGCTGGAAACGACCGCCGGTGTACGCATCGGATTGCACTGGGCCGGCGCCTGCAATACGCCGTATCGAAAGTACAAACACTATGTCCACGAAGGCGGCGCGTGCACGCCGATGATCGCCCATTGGCCGGCGGGAATCCCCGAAGACGATCGTGGCATGTTGATGCACCGACGCGCCTACTTGCAAGACTTCATGAGCACGGTGATCGATCTGGCCGGCGGAAGCTATCCCGAGGGGATCCCCCAGTGCGAAGGCGAATCGCTAGCGCCACTGTTGGCCGGTGTCCGCCAAGACATCCATTTCGACCCGATGTTCTGGGAACACGAAGGCAACGCGGCGGTCCGCATGGGCAAATGGAAGCTCGTCCGCGAGTACGAGAAACCTTGGGAGTTGTATGACTTTTCCAAGGACCGCAACGAGTTGAATGATCTGGCCGACAAGAAACCCGTGTTGCGAAAGGAGATGATCGCGATGTGGGAAGCCTGGGCGAAAGAAACCGGCGTCGCGTTCCCTCAGCGGTTTAACATGTACCAGTTTCTGAATCAGAAGAAGAAGCAAGAGAAAGCCGCGAAGTAG
- a CDS encoding DUF1501 domain-containing protein translates to MMKRQTTDRRSILRQGLGGFAGIALADMMHRQDAASDVVLHHRPKAKRVVQLFMAGAASHVDTFDYKPLLEKRDGQPWDPGEKVELFQSQPGDCFASPWKFKPYGHSGKQLSEIVAPLGDVVDEIAFIHNLVGKTGVHSQGTLLQTTGFNLPGFPSAGSWVSYGLGSENENLPTFVVLPDHRGFASNGAKNWGNAFLSASHQGTVIRPSGATPITDLFPPQSNFITPDSDRAGLDALKQINQAYARQRPSDDRLDARVRSYELAAAMQLSATDALDLSSEPQHIRDLYGLVDEGSHVDDSEINAKAEAEFFGRKCLVARRLLERGVRFIQIWSGNDNGFPRRNWDSHENVPRDHGPLALGMSRGAAALIKDLAQRGMLEDTLILWTTEFGRMPCSQGTEGRDHNPFVFTNWMCGGGVRPGTYGHSDEWGFRPESPDHATTVYDINATMLHLLGIDHTKLTVRHNGIDRRLTDVHGHVLRNLVGN, encoded by the coding sequence ATGATGAAACGCCAGACCACTGATCGACGCTCCATCCTCCGCCAGGGGCTCGGTGGATTCGCAGGAATTGCACTGGCGGACATGATGCATCGTCAGGATGCCGCGTCCGACGTCGTGCTGCACCATCGGCCGAAAGCGAAGCGGGTCGTGCAGCTGTTCATGGCCGGGGCGGCCAGTCATGTCGACACGTTTGATTACAAACCGCTTCTGGAAAAACGCGACGGACAGCCCTGGGATCCCGGCGAAAAGGTGGAACTGTTCCAAAGCCAGCCCGGCGATTGTTTTGCCAGTCCCTGGAAATTCAAACCGTACGGGCACAGCGGCAAGCAGCTCAGCGAGATCGTCGCCCCGCTGGGTGATGTCGTCGACGAGATCGCCTTCATCCACAATCTGGTGGGAAAAACCGGCGTCCACAGCCAGGGTACGCTGCTGCAAACGACGGGATTTAACCTGCCCGGATTCCCCAGCGCAGGGTCGTGGGTTTCGTACGGACTGGGCAGCGAAAACGAGAACCTGCCGACCTTCGTCGTGCTGCCCGATCATCGTGGGTTCGCGTCCAACGGCGCCAAAAATTGGGGCAACGCGTTCCTGTCGGCAAGCCATCAAGGCACGGTGATTCGGCCCAGCGGCGCGACCCCCATCACCGATCTGTTTCCACCCCAAAGCAACTTCATCACCCCCGACAGCGATCGCGCCGGGTTGGATGCACTGAAACAAATCAATCAGGCCTACGCACGGCAGCGGCCCAGCGATGATCGACTCGATGCCCGCGTTCGCTCCTACGAACTGGCCGCCGCGATGCAACTCTCGGCCACCGACGCGCTCGATCTGTCCAGCGAACCGCAACACATCCGTGACTTGTATGGATTGGTCGATGAAGGCTCACACGTCGATGATTCGGAAATCAACGCCAAGGCCGAAGCGGAGTTCTTTGGGCGGAAGTGTTTGGTCGCCCGTCGGTTGCTCGAACGCGGTGTCCGTTTCATCCAGATTTGGAGCGGCAACGACAACGGATTTCCTCGTCGCAATTGGGACAGCCACGAAAACGTCCCCCGCGATCACGGACCGCTCGCGTTGGGGATGTCACGCGGAGCGGCGGCGTTGATCAAAGACCTCGCACAGCGTGGGATGTTGGAGGACACGTTGATTTTGTGGACGACCGAGTTCGGCCGAATGCCGTGTTCCCAGGGAACCGAAGGCCGTGACCACAACCCGTTCGTGTTCACCAATTGGATGTGTGGCGGCGGTGTCCGTCCGGGGACGTACGGCCACAGCGACGAGTGGGGGTTCCGCCCGGAAAGCCCCGATCACGCGACCACCGTTTACGACATCAACGCCACCATGTTGCATTTACTGGGCATCGATCACACCAAGCTGACCGTACGCCACAACGGAATCGATCGCCGACTGACCGACGTCCACGGCCACGTGTTGCGCAATCTGGTCGGCAATTAA
- a CDS encoding alpha/beta hydrolase: MRHLRRRLLRRAMVATSCVIAVALAASWMFAGVLIAPNPRIIGAPPQEINATAFSVPSDSGAMISGWQTRPDASKGVIVLLHGIRGSRLKMLDRARMLHDAGYATVLIDLQAHGESPGEAITVGYLEQHDVRAAVEFARREHPGQPIGVIGVSLGGAAALLASPLDIDALVLEAVYPDIRDAVHNRVAARLGRFATIPASLLLLQLQPRLGISPSELRPIDHMAEIDCPVCILSGTDDRHTTVAETRSMFDAAREPKMLWLVDGARHVDLLHHNPAAYRQKILSFLDRYLGDADATEQIEGREGVTIGSGSVDVFSELVAPGSEASPATTSERTSTLSTSKTTQSPSSATTQFHTRPECYASLSGENSWGQRFYTLPNQSPPPFDAPVDVFSELVALGSEASPATTSERTSTLSTSKTTQSPSSGTTPFHTRPECYASLLGENSWGQRFYTLPNQTPSPLGTTVCDNAGNSAKKSLPAESSLLKYRRLEP; this comes from the coding sequence ATGCGGCATTTGCGACGAAGACTCCTCCGCCGCGCGATGGTCGCGACGTCATGCGTAATCGCCGTCGCCTTGGCTGCTTCTTGGATGTTCGCCGGTGTCCTGATCGCGCCCAACCCGCGCATCATCGGTGCTCCGCCACAGGAGATAAACGCCACCGCCTTCAGTGTGCCCAGCGATTCCGGAGCGATGATCTCCGGCTGGCAGACACGGCCCGATGCGAGCAAGGGAGTTATCGTTCTGCTTCACGGGATACGTGGCTCTCGTCTCAAGATGCTCGATCGCGCTCGGATGCTTCATGATGCGGGCTACGCGACGGTGCTGATCGATTTGCAGGCGCACGGGGAGAGCCCGGGAGAGGCGATCACGGTTGGATATCTGGAACAACATGACGTTCGCGCCGCGGTCGAATTCGCGCGGCGTGAACACCCGGGGCAACCGATCGGCGTCATCGGGGTGTCGCTCGGTGGGGCGGCGGCTCTGCTGGCGTCTCCGCTGGACATCGACGCCCTCGTGCTCGAAGCGGTCTATCCCGACATTCGCGATGCCGTCCACAATCGCGTCGCCGCCCGGCTTGGTCGGTTTGCAACCATTCCGGCGTCCCTGTTGTTGCTTCAGCTGCAACCCCGCCTGGGCATCTCACCGAGCGAACTTCGGCCGATCGACCACATGGCAGAAATCGACTGTCCGGTCTGCATCCTTTCCGGAACTGACGACCGACACACCACCGTCGCCGAAACACGATCGATGTTTGACGCCGCGCGAGAGCCGAAGATGTTGTGGCTGGTCGATGGCGCCCGACACGTCGATTTGCTCCACCACAACCCGGCAGCCTACCGGCAAAAGATCCTCAGCTTCCTGGACCGCTATCTCGGCGACGCCGACGCGACGGAGCAAATCGAAGGGAGAGAAGGCGTCACCATCGGCTCGGGCAGTGTCGACGTGTTCTCCGAACTCGTCGCCCCTGGAAGCGAAGCTTCCCCAGCGACGACCTCGGAGAGGACGTCGACACTCTCAACGTCGAAGACAACCCAATCACCCTCATCCGCGACGACTCAGTTTCACACGCGTCCGGAGTGTTACGCTTCGCTTTCAGGGGAGAACAGCTGGGGACAGCGGTTCTACACTTTGCCGAATCAATCCCCGCCCCCTTTTGACGCCCCTGTCGACGTGTTCTCCGAACTCGTCGCCCTCGGAAGCGAAGCTTCCCCAGCGACGACCTCGGAGAGGACGTCGACACTCTCAACATCGAAGACAACCCAATCACCCTCATCCGGGACGACTCCGTTTCACACGCGTCCGGAGTGTTACGCTTCGCTTTTAGGGGAGAACAGCTGGGGACAGCGGTTCTACACTTTGCCGAATCAAACCCCGTCCCCTTTGGGGACCACTGTCTGTGATAATGCGGGGAATTCGGCTAAGAAATCGCTCCCCGCCGAGTCATCTTTGCTGAAATACCGCCGTCTGGAACCGTAA
- a CDS encoding FAD-dependent oxidoreductase has product MLRSTAHLPLLLIATLTVATPLSLKCHAQTAATAVQADVCVYGGTSGGVVAAVQVARMGKRVVLVEPGRHLGGMTSGGLSAVDIGDPRSVGGLAREYFTRLVATYGKELNWGQPFRGKGGPATGGAYSIEPHVAEQVFDSMVAEAGVVVLREARLESVRKSNNRIGALVTEDGRSVSATMFIDTTYEGDLMAAAGVSYTLEREGNAKYGEQYNGIHYAAKYAPRTDHPQPGSNGRVPGGQGVWDRDFPLDPYVVKGDPSSGLLPLVSEGAPGNPGDPAPGVMAYCFRLCLTTDASNMLPIEAPENYDPKRYELVARFIEACLENGDELDLRWFSKHDPLPNDKWDFNTATFGGNLPGASWEWPEASYDRRERIAKEIENYHRGLFHFLATDPRVPAKLRKETRRFGLPKDEFTDNGGWPHQIYVREGRRMVSDLVLTEHHTFGREIAPRCIGLGSYGTDVHEIRRIVKDSVVMREGKVASGRGGYGPYDIGYGAIVPKQAECENLLVTFALSASHTAFASIRMEPVLMVTSQSAATAACQAIDANVSVQQVDYDKLRKRLIADGQVLEWKHGKKKPPRRTVNSADLPGIAVDDDEAVYTGHWVQSSGVPPMIGNSYRHDANTDRGKKSATFAPDVSTPGRYEVRLLYTPDPNRSSAVKVVIHSREGMKVVSVNQKQPAMVDGIPRALGVFDFDAGNSGRVIITNEDADGYVNVDGIQLVPIEIAKDERMGKRPSGYVEPPSHRTTQR; this is encoded by the coding sequence ATGCTGCGATCCACTGCTCACCTTCCCTTGCTGCTCATCGCGACGCTGACCGTCGCGACTCCGTTGTCGTTAAAATGCCATGCCCAAACCGCTGCGACCGCCGTCCAGGCCGACGTGTGCGTTTATGGCGGCACGTCAGGCGGCGTGGTGGCGGCCGTCCAGGTGGCGCGGATGGGAAAGCGTGTGGTGCTTGTCGAACCGGGGCGGCACCTCGGCGGGATGACGTCGGGAGGATTGAGTGCCGTTGATATCGGCGACCCCCGCAGCGTCGGCGGACTCGCCCGCGAGTACTTCACGCGGTTGGTCGCGACGTACGGCAAGGAACTGAACTGGGGGCAACCGTTTCGAGGCAAGGGCGGACCCGCCACCGGCGGAGCCTATTCGATCGAACCGCATGTCGCCGAACAGGTCTTCGATTCCATGGTCGCCGAAGCCGGCGTCGTGGTGCTTCGGGAAGCGCGGCTGGAATCGGTGCGCAAGAGCAACAATCGCATCGGTGCACTGGTCACCGAAGACGGCCGGTCCGTGTCGGCAACGATGTTCATCGACACGACCTACGAAGGCGATTTGATGGCCGCCGCCGGGGTGTCGTACACGCTCGAGCGTGAAGGCAACGCGAAGTACGGCGAACAGTACAACGGGATTCATTACGCCGCGAAGTATGCACCTCGCACCGACCACCCACAGCCCGGAAGCAACGGCCGCGTGCCCGGCGGGCAAGGCGTCTGGGATCGCGACTTCCCACTGGATCCCTATGTCGTCAAAGGCGACCCGTCCAGCGGGCTGCTGCCGCTGGTCAGCGAAGGCGCCCCTGGCAATCCCGGCGACCCTGCCCCGGGAGTGATGGCATATTGTTTCCGGCTATGCCTGACGACCGACGCGTCCAATATGCTGCCGATCGAAGCACCGGAAAACTATGACCCGAAACGCTATGAACTGGTCGCCCGATTCATCGAGGCCTGTCTTGAAAACGGCGACGAACTGGACCTGCGGTGGTTCAGCAAACACGATCCCCTGCCCAACGACAAATGGGATTTCAACACGGCGACGTTCGGCGGGAACCTGCCGGGAGCGAGTTGGGAATGGCCGGAAGCCAGCTACGACCGACGCGAGCGAATCGCCAAGGAAATCGAAAATTACCACCGCGGCTTGTTCCACTTCCTGGCAACCGATCCCCGAGTGCCGGCGAAGCTGCGAAAGGAGACACGCCGATTCGGATTGCCCAAAGACGAATTCACGGACAACGGTGGTTGGCCGCATCAGATCTATGTCCGCGAAGGACGACGAATGGTCAGCGATCTGGTGCTGACCGAGCATCACACCTTTGGACGTGAGATCGCGCCGCGGTGTATCGGCCTGGGGTCGTACGGCACCGACGTACATGAAATCCGCCGCATCGTCAAAGATTCCGTCGTCATGCGTGAAGGCAAGGTTGCGTCGGGGCGCGGCGGTTATGGCCCATACGACATCGGGTACGGCGCCATCGTGCCAAAGCAGGCGGAGTGCGAAAACCTGTTGGTCACGTTTGCACTTTCCGCCAGCCACACCGCGTTCGCCAGTATTCGGATGGAGCCGGTTTTGATGGTGACCAGTCAATCAGCCGCGACCGCCGCGTGCCAGGCGATCGACGCGAACGTTTCGGTCCAGCAGGTCGACTATGACAAACTGCGGAAACGTCTGATCGCCGACGGCCAAGTGCTGGAGTGGAAACACGGCAAAAAAAAGCCGCCCCGCCGAACAGTCAACTCCGCCGACCTGCCGGGGATCGCGGTGGATGATGACGAAGCGGTGTACACCGGACATTGGGTGCAAAGCTCCGGAGTGCCCCCGATGATCGGCAACTCCTACCGGCACGATGCCAACACCGATCGAGGGAAGAAATCGGCAACGTTCGCCCCCGACGTTTCCACCCCGGGACGTTACGAAGTGCGACTGTTGTACACGCCGGATCCCAATCGCTCGTCAGCGGTGAAGGTCGTGATTCATTCGAGGGAAGGGATGAAGGTCGTTTCGGTCAATCAGAAACAGCCGGCAATGGTTGATGGAATCCCTCGCGCACTGGGGGTGTTTGATTTTGACGCTGGCAATTCCGGACGAGTGATCATCACGAACGAAGACGCCGACGGCTACGTCAACGTGGACGGAATCCAGCTGGTGCCGATCGAGATCGCCAAGGACGAACGGATGGGGAAACGCCCTTCGGGGTATGTGGAACCGCCGTCTCACCGGACAACGCAACGTTGA